TATGGTCTTTGAACAAAGAAAATTCCCAATGTGTCCAATAAAAATCGTTAATGCTGGTATCAGGTTTTCGTAAATTTACCTTTACTACCTTATCAGGATTTTGAAAAACCTGCTCTATGGCTTGAAGGCATTTGTCGTGGTCTTCGGGGTAGATGGCTATAAAGGAAGGCTGACCTATAAAATCATTGCAGACAAATGCAAACCTGTTTTTAAATACTTCATTGACATAAATATACCGTCCTTCTAAGTCAGTAATGACTAAGGAATAGGTTTCTGAGCGTAACAAACATTCCGAAAGTAATTGTTCTATGTCATCTTTTGTCATTTCATTGTTTTTTTAGACAATACGATAGAAAAAAATTGCAAAGGTTTTCCTGAATAAACCCTAACTTTTTAACAGATTGTATTCTATTTGACAATACCTGAAATTATTTTGTCAAGAGTTAATCCAAAGGTAAGCCTCCTCTAAATTAGAAAATACTTTCAGACTTATATTACCTATTTTTTGTATTTCATCTAAGGTTAATTCTACTGATAAATTACCAAAAAACTCATCTGGCATTACCAAAGCATATTTTTCAATATGTTGCAATTGTGAATAAATCGTTTCTGCTACCCACTCTTGGGTTTCAGGGATAATAGTTCCTTTAAACAATGTTGTATCATTAACAACACGTGTGGCACTATAAGTTGTGTTTTTTGATAACTCCGTTAGGTTCAATATTTCTTCTCTATATTGTGCATCTGTCATATCTTTTGTGTTCTCTGACCACGTTATGACTGAAATTCCTTGCTCTTCGGAAAGTGCAATAGAAACAAAGTTTGAGTTGTAAATGGTTTTTAGCATATATTTAATTTAGTAACAATGTTTTTTTAGAATAGCCCACAACATGCAGTTATACGAATTTCAGTTCGCATTTTTTGAATTCATTAAAGTATCTAGGGGGCTTTTGACCCTTTGGATAGTACGATTACTAACATGTGTGTATCGTTCGGTGGTCTTAGAACTATTGTGTCCCAAGAGTTCTTGAATGATACGAATGTCGGTGCCTGCTTCATGCAGGTGCGTTGCGAAACTGTGTCGCAAGGCGTGGAAGCTTACTTTTTTTACTATGCGTGCTTTCAATTTAGCACGCTGAAATATCTTTTGCACACTTCGTGTGCTGTAATGGTCGTAGCTCTGCCCTTCAAAAAGCCACTCTTTGGGCTTGTAGGCTTTGTAATAAAGTCTCAACGTTTCCAAAAGCACCTCCGAAAGCATCACACAACGGTCTTTTTTGCCTTTGGCTTGTTTGATATGGATAACCATTCTTTGCGAATCCATATCTGCCAAACGCAAACTGACAACTTCGCTCACACGCAACCCTGCGGCATAACCCAAGAGCAACATGGTTTTGTGCTTGAGATTATCTACTGCGTCAAACATTGCCTTTACCTCTTGTTGGCTCAATATATTGGGCAACTTCTCAGCACGGCGTGGGAAAGGCAGATGAAACTCCCAATCTTCGCGTTTTTGCATCTTGATGTAGTAAAAACGCAAAGCACAAATCATCGTTACAAAGACCGCTTCACTGGCTCCCTCTTGTACGGATTCTGTGAGCCAAAGTTGTGCTTCTTTGGGCGAAATTTCGTCGGGGTGGCGAAAATTAAAAGCAGCACAATAGTCTTTCAATGCCAGACGGTAGTTTTTAATAGTATGCCAACTGTATTGCCTAAGCATTAGGGCACCAGTATAGGCAGTAAAAGTAGTTTGCAAAGGCTTAGGCAAAGACAAAACCCATTCGTGATTTTGCTTTACATCTTTGTAGCGTCCTTCTTTTACTACGTTTTGCAATACTGCTTCCTCAATCTGCACCTCAATACCAGCACTTTGCAATCGTTCTATTAAACCATTGCGAATGGAATTTTGGTTCAAGATACGCCAGCATTTGCGTCCTTTGTCCCAATAGCGGGTCTTTGTTGTTTTGATAATATTGTAAGCCGCCGCTTTGTAAGGCAACTCTACCAAGACAAAATCGCTATTTTCGGGATGAGGCTTGAATATAGCATTTCTGGGAAACTCATACTTTTGGAAAGTCAAGTGCGGAATGGGAATGTTTAAAAGGTTTTTTAGCTTTGCAAAACTACCTTTCAAAACAGGTACAAACCACGCTTTTTTGTTTTTATCCCAATAAGACCGCTCCAAAGTAGTTTTGATTTTCTGCCCTATGCTAAAATCACAATAGACCCACCAACCTTTATCTTCGTAGCCAACTATGCGTAGGATTTGCGTAATGGGTTCGGCGTGCTTCTCTTGCTTAGGATTAGCCTCTGTACTCGAACTGCCTACTATGTCGGTTTGATGAACACCTTTTGGCTTTTCTACTTTCTCATTTCCGTTAGAAAGGGCAGGCTTGTGTTCAGTCCGCAAGGGGGCGTTGTTACTCGATATTTCAAGGTCGGGGAAGTGTTGTTTGAGCTTTTCAAAAACACTTTTTTCATAAGGCAAATACCAACTCTTATGGGTTTTGCTATATCTCAAATCTCCGCAAATTTTCAACTTTTCCTTTATAGCAGCTGTAGGATAGGGATTTATACCTATCTTTTTGCCTTCGCTTTTGTAGAAAAGAGGAAAAACTTGCATCATCATTGAGGTTATTGTCCGTTTTTAGATGTTTTTTAGAGAAGGAGAAAGAGTATTTGTAGCGATAGATACGATTATGTCGACCGCAAGTTACACCTTTTTTCCAAAGGGCGCAATTTTTTTTCACTTTTTTTATTACCAAAACTTGTAAAGTTATTGATAGGGAAAAGCAAATAGACTAAAAGCTACCTTTCAGGTTTTGTGCTTTGCTACATTTTTGGGCAAAAAAGATAAACACCTGCCCTGCCCTTCAAACTCTTGTCCGAAGGAGCAGCTTAGAAATGCCAAAAAACCTTAATTGATGCGCTTAGTTGTTTCTTTTTTGTATCTTTGTTGTTTTGCAAACTAATCTCTTTTCGGCATGTCTTCAAAAATGCGTCTTTCCTTCCACTTTCCAAAAAACCTTGTGCCTTCTTTTTTCTTAGGCTCTTTTTTCTTTTTTTGGGTAGGATTCCAAACGGCTTTTCTGGGTAGCCTCACAACCCCCTGTAAGGCGCAGTATCTGCCCTCTTATGATAGCGTAGAGATGCTCATTAGCAACAATGCCGTCCAGTTGGCTTGTACCGAGGCGATGAACAACCTCTATAATTTCGACTTTCGCCGCTCCGAAGATGTCTTTTTATACCTCAAACGTCGGTATCCGCAGCACCCTATCGCCTACTTTCTTTTAGGATTGAGCGAGCGTTGGAAAATTATGCCCAATACGGAAGAAACGCGCTATGATGCCAAGTTTATGGCATACATGGATAGCACCATTTTATACGGCGAGGCACTTTACGATAAGTATGAAGATGACGAAAACAACCCCCAGAAGGCAGTGGAAGCGGCTTTTTTTGTGGCAGGTGGTTATGCCTTCAAAGGTTGGCTCAATGCCGAGCGGGGAAACAAAACCAAAGCCGCCTTTGAAGCCAAAAAAGCCCTCAAATATCACCAATTAGCCGCAGGAAATACCGACCTTACGCCAGAACTGCTCTTTGGCGACGGACTTTACAACTACTATGTAGAATATGTAGCCGAGAATTATCCGGGCGTAAAGCCGATTTTATGGTTTTTTAAAAACGGGGAAAAAGAAAAAGGCATTGCGCAATTAGAAGAAGTGGTACGGGAAGGCTTTTATACCAAAACCGAAGCGCAGTATTTTCTGATGACCATTTACAAAAACGAAAATCAACGCGAAAAAGCAAGCCTTTTAGCCGAATACCTCCACCAGACCTTTCCCAATAACCCCTATTTTCACCGTTATTACGCCATTGCACTTTTCCAAACGGGTGATTATCAGAAATTGCGCACCGTTTCTCTCGATATCCTCAATCGCATCGATAGCGGTTGGGTCGGCTATGAGGCTACCAATGGGCGTTATGCTGCCTTTTATTTGGGTTATATCTACAAATTGTATCGCGACTACACACAGGCGCAACACTATTTAGAGCGTGCCGTCGCCTTTGGCGAAAGCAACAACGCACAGCAGGCAGGTTATTATCTCTACTCTTTGGCGTATTTGGGTCAGATTGCGCATCAGCAGAAAAATTATCAGCAGGCGAAGGCTTACTATGAAAAAATCCTCGACCATGCCGAAAAAAGCCATGCGACAAAAGATGAAGCCAAAAAGTATCTGAAAGACAATAAAAAACTTTTTAAATAACTGAAAAAAATCTTACAAATATCCCTAAAAATAGCCTACAAATGAAAAAAATAACGCTACAAAAAGGCGACATCACCAAACTTGCTATTCCCGCTATCGTCAATGCTGCTAATCGCCGTTTGGCAGGGGGCGGCGGCGTAGATGGCGCAATTCACCTTGCCGCAGGCAGAGAAATGATACTCGAATGTGATAAAATTCGCGATGCCCAAGGCGGCTGTCCCACAGGTAGTGCCGTCCTGACTAAGGCAGGCAATTTGCCCTGCCAAGCGGTTATCCATGCGGTAGGTCCCATTTGGTCGGGTGGAAAAAACAAGGAAGCCCAACTTTTGGCTTCGGCTTATCGCCAATCCTTAGCACTTGCGCTCGAAAATAACCTCTTGCGGATTGCCTTTCCCAACATCAGCACAGGCGTTTATGGTTTCCCCAAGCCCTTAGCCGCCGAAATTGCGATAAAAACGGTAGAGGAATTTCTCGACCAAAATCCGACTTTCGAGGAAGTAATTTTTATCTGCTTCGATGATGAAAATTATACCCTATATCAGAAACTTTTAGGATAGGGGTTTTGTTTTTTTAGGATATTGATTCCAACTTTATTAAAATATGATTTTAAATATTACGACTACTTACGCGCCTGCAACTGATTGGGGTTATGTCTTGCACAAGCACCCCGACAAACTTCAAACGGTGGAACTTTCAATGGGTGAGGCGCATATTTTTTACCCACAAAAAAGCGAAACAAGCCTAACACTTTCGCTCCTGCTCGATATAGACCCCATCGAGATGGTTCGGGGTAATAAAAAAAGTGGCAGCGACAATTTTGCCTTAGCGCACTACGTCAATGACCGCCCTTATGTAGCCTCGTCTTTTATGAGTGTGGCAATCGCCAAAGCGTTTGCCTCTGCTTTGAATGGAAAATGCAAAGAAAGACCCGAATTGGTAGCCCAAGAAATGCCTTTTGAGGTGATGATTGCTTCGGTGGCTGCACCCAAAGGAGGGGAAAGTCTGATTCGCCGCTTGTTTGAGCCATTGGGCTATGAAGTGAGGGTAGAAAGGCAGGTTTTAGACGATAAATTTCCCGAATGGGGCGCAAGCAAATACTACATTTTGCACCTTAAAAATAAGATAACTACGCAGGCACTTCTTTCGCATCTCTATGTTCTGTTGCCTACATTAGACAACGACAAACATTATTTTGTCAATCAACATGAAATTGAAAAGTTGCTGCAAAAAGGCGAGGGCTGGCTCAAAAATCACCCCGAAAAGGAACAGATTACTAAACGTTACCTTATCAATCTTACTTCCCTTTCAAGACAAGCCTTAGAAAGACTAAGTGAGGGCGAATTATTAGAAGCCGAACCAAATGAGTGGGGACTACTTTCAGAAACCGAAAAAAGAAAGGAGTCTTTGCATGAAAAAAGGCTGCAAAAGGTAGCGGAAGTGCTTTTGGCTTCGGGTGCAAATACGGTCTTAGATTTGGGCTGTGGCGAGGGCAAACTTTTAAGAAAACTACTCAAACACAAACAGTTCACGCAAATAGCAGGCGTAGATGTTTCCTATCAAGAACTTCTTAAAGCAAAGGAAAAGCTGCATTACGACGAAATGTCCCCCAAACAGAAGGAGCGAATTACGCTCTTTCAAGGTTCTTTGATGTATCAAGACGAGCGACTAAAAGGCTTTGAGGCGGCGGCAGTGGTTGAGGTCATCGAGCATTTAGAACCCAACCGTTTGGCAGCCTTCGAAAGGGTGCTTTTTGAAAATGCCAAACCGCAAACTATTGTACTCACTACGCCCAATCGCGAGTACAACGTTACTTGGGAATCCTTAGAGGCGGGTATTTTCCGCCATTCCGACCACCGCTTCGAGTGGAATAGAGCCGAATTTGCTTCTTGGGCTAAGGGCGTAGCCCAACGATATGGCTATCGGGTAGAAATTGCCCCCTTAGGGGAAGAACTTGAAAATATTGGCGCACCTTCACAAATGGCTATTTTTACACATGGAAATTAAAATACCTGAATTTGCTTTGGTAGTTTTGATAGGCGTTTCTGGCTCTGGCAAGAGCAGTTTTGCAAAGAAACATTTTAAGGATACCGAAGTGCTTTCCTCCGACCAATGCAGGGCTTGGGTTTGCGACGACCCAAACGACCAAACTGCCACCACTGACGCTTTCGAAACGCTCTACTATGTGGCGAGCAAAAGGCTCAAAAGAGGCTTGCTCACCGTCATAGATGCTACCAACGTGCAAGCAGAATCCCGAAAAGGATTGATAGAATTGGCGCGAACACACCACTGTCTGCCTTTGGCTATCGTTTTAGACCTACCTTTTGAGGTCTGTGAAAAGCGAAATCAGTTGCGTCCCGACCGAAATTTTGGCAGCCATGTCGTTAGGCAGCAAGCGCACCAACTCAAAAAGTCGTTGCGTAGCTTGGAAAAAGAAGGTTTTAGGCAGGTCTATCGCCTAAATCAGGAGCAGATTGACGCGCCTATTTATTTCAAGCGCGAAAAACTCTACAACGACAAAAGAGAAGACAAGGGTGCTTTTGATATAATTGGCGATATACATGGCTGTTTCGATGAATTAGAAACCTTGCTTTCGAAGTTGGGCTATCAAATTGAAAGCCACACAAACGAAGGCGAGCCACATTTTGGTTTTGCCGTTACGCCGCCCCCCAATAGAAAGGCTATCTTTTTGGGCGATTTAGTGGATAGGGGTACGGATTCGCCAAAGGTCTTGAAGTTGGTCATGAGCATGGTCAAAACGGGAGTGGCGTATTGCGTGCCCGGCAATCACGACATCAAACTACAAAAATATCTTAGGGGGCAGAAAGTGCAGCTCAAACATGGGTTAGAACTGACAGTCAAGCAGTTGGAAGGTGAAAGCAAGGCGTTTCGTCTTGCCGTAGAGAAATTTATTTATGGTCTGATAAGCCATTACGTACTCGATGAGGGCAAACTTGTCGTCGCCCATGCAGGTTTGATAGAGGAAATGCAGGGCAGGGCTTCGGGCGCAGTTCGCGCCTTTTGTCTGTATGGCGAAACGACAGGGGAAATAGACGAATTTGGGCTTCCTGTCCGCCACGATTGGGCAAAAGCCTATCGCGGAAAGGCAAAAGTTAT
Above is a window of Hugenholtzia roseola DSM 9546 DNA encoding:
- a CDS encoding tyrosine-type recombinase/integrase, whose protein sequence is MRYSKTHKSWYLPYEKSVFEKLKQHFPDLEISSNNAPLRTEHKPALSNGNEKVEKPKGVHQTDIVGSSSTEANPKQEKHAEPITQILRIVGYEDKGWWVYCDFSIGQKIKTTLERSYWDKNKKAWFVPVLKGSFAKLKNLLNIPIPHLTFQKYEFPRNAIFKPHPENSDFVLVELPYKAAAYNIIKTTKTRYWDKGRKCWRILNQNSIRNGLIERLQSAGIEVQIEEAVLQNVVKEGRYKDVKQNHEWVLSLPKPLQTTFTAYTGALMLRQYSWHTIKNYRLALKDYCAAFNFRHPDEISPKEAQLWLTESVQEGASEAVFVTMICALRFYYIKMQKREDWEFHLPFPRRAEKLPNILSQQEVKAMFDAVDNLKHKTMLLLGYAAGLRVSEVVSLRLADMDSQRMVIHIKQAKGKKDRCVMLSEVLLETLRLYYKAYKPKEWLFEGQSYDHYSTRSVQKIFQRAKLKARIVKKVSFHALRHSFATHLHEAGTDIRIIQELLGHNSSKTTERYTHVSNRTIQRVKSPLDTLMNSKNAN
- a CDS encoding tetratricopeptide repeat protein yields the protein MSSKMRLSFHFPKNLVPSFFLGSFFFFWVGFQTAFLGSLTTPCKAQYLPSYDSVEMLISNNAVQLACTEAMNNLYNFDFRRSEDVFLYLKRRYPQHPIAYFLLGLSERWKIMPNTEETRYDAKFMAYMDSTILYGEALYDKYEDDENNPQKAVEAAFFVAGGYAFKGWLNAERGNKTKAAFEAKKALKYHQLAAGNTDLTPELLFGDGLYNYYVEYVAENYPGVKPILWFFKNGEKEKGIAQLEEVVREGFYTKTEAQYFLMTIYKNENQREKASLLAEYLHQTFPNNPYFHRYYAIALFQTGDYQKLRTVSLDILNRIDSGWVGYEATNGRYAAFYLGYIYKLYRDYTQAQHYLERAVAFGESNNAQQAGYYLYSLAYLGQIAHQQKNYQQAKAYYEKILDHAEKSHATKDEAKKYLKDNKKLFK
- a CDS encoding O-acetyl-ADP-ribose deacetylase, with the translated sequence MKKITLQKGDITKLAIPAIVNAANRRLAGGGGVDGAIHLAAGREMILECDKIRDAQGGCPTGSAVLTKAGNLPCQAVIHAVGPIWSGGKNKEAQLLASAYRQSLALALENNLLRIAFPNISTGVYGFPKPLAAEIAIKTVEEFLDQNPTFEEVIFICFDDENYTLYQKLLG
- a CDS encoding 3' terminal RNA ribose 2'-O-methyltransferase Hen1, whose translation is MILNITTTYAPATDWGYVLHKHPDKLQTVELSMGEAHIFYPQKSETSLTLSLLLDIDPIEMVRGNKKSGSDNFALAHYVNDRPYVASSFMSVAIAKAFASALNGKCKERPELVAQEMPFEVMIASVAAPKGGESLIRRLFEPLGYEVRVERQVLDDKFPEWGASKYYILHLKNKITTQALLSHLYVLLPTLDNDKHYFVNQHEIEKLLQKGEGWLKNHPEKEQITKRYLINLTSLSRQALERLSEGELLEAEPNEWGLLSETEKRKESLHEKRLQKVAEVLLASGANTVLDLGCGEGKLLRKLLKHKQFTQIAGVDVSYQELLKAKEKLHYDEMSPKQKERITLFQGSLMYQDERLKGFEAAAVVEVIEHLEPNRLAAFERVLFENAKPQTIVLTTPNREYNVTWESLEAGIFRHSDHRFEWNRAEFASWAKGVAQRYGYRVEIAPLGEELENIGAPSQMAIFTHGN